Proteins encoded in a region of the Orcinus orca chromosome X, mOrcOrc1.1, whole genome shotgun sequence genome:
- the LOC101270983 gene encoding geranylgeranyl pyrophosphate synthase-like: MLHNASLLIDDVEDSSELRRGFPVAHSIYGIPSVINAANYVHFLDLEKVLTLEHPDAVKLFTRQLLELHQGQGLDTYWRDNYTCPTEEEYKAMVLQKTGGLFGLAVGLMQLFSDYKEDLKPLLNTPGLFFQIRDDYANLHSKEYSENKSFCEDLTEGKFSFPTIHAIWWRPETTQVQNLLHQRTENVDIKKHCVHYLKKVGSFEYTRNTLKKLESKAYKQIDACGGNPELVALTKHLSKMFEEENE; this comes from the coding sequence ATGTTGCATAATGCCAGTTTACTCATTGATGATGTCGAAGACAGCTCAGAACTCCGACGTGGCTTTCCCGTGGCACACAGCATCTATGGAATTCCATCTGTCATCAATGCTGCCAACTATGTACATTTTCTTGACCTAGAGAAAGTCTTAACCCTTGAACACCCAGATGCAGTAAAGCTTTTTACTCGCCAGCTTTTAGAACTCCATCAGGGACAAGGCCTAGATACCTACTGGAGGGATAATTACACATGTCCCACTGAAGAAGAATATAAAGCAATGGTCCTGCAAAAGACAGGAGGACTATTTGGATTAGCAGTAGGTCTCATGCAGTTGTTCTCTGATTATAAAGAAGATTTAAAGCCACTGCTGAATACACCTGGGCTGTTTTTCCAAATTAGGGATGATTATGCTAATCTACACTCCAAAGAATATAgtgaaaacaaaagcttttgtgAAGATCTAACAGAGGGAAAGTTCTCCTTCCCTACTATTCATGCTATCTGGTGGAGGCCTGAAACCACCCAGGTGCAGAATCTCTTGCACCAGAGAACTGAAAACGTAGATATTAAAAAACACTGTGTACATTATCTTAAGAAAGTAGGTTCTTTTGAATACACTCGGAATACTCTTAAAAAGCTTGAATCTAAAGCCTATAAACAAATTGATGCATGTGGTGGGAACCCTGAGCTAGTAGCGCTAACAAAACACTTAAGTAAAATGTTCGAAGAAGAGAATGAATAA